The following proteins come from a genomic window of Blattabacterium cuenoti:
- the purC gene encoding phosphoribosylaminoimidazolesuccinocarboxamide synthase — translation MIGIIKKNLLSEGKTKKIYITNNPFEVLIHHKDNITALNGLKKIFLQDKGILNNEITTLIFQFLNSFEIKTHFIRKINNREQLCHKVNPIPLEFVVRNIVSGSMSKRLGIKEGISISNPIFEIFYKNDQLKDPLINDHHAVFLKILSYEELNIIYSMTLKINHVLKQYFLDKNILLVDFKIEFGKNHKNDIMLSDEISPDTCRFWDKKTMKKLDKDSFRMGFKEEVFDIYMEILKRLNINSSI, via the coding sequence ATGATTGGTATCATTAAAAAAAATCTTTTATCAGAAGGAAAAACAAAAAAAATATATATAACTAATAATCCATTTGAAGTATTAATTCATCATAAAGATAATATAACGGCTTTGAATGGATTAAAAAAAATTTTTTTACAAGACAAAGGAATTTTAAATAATGAAATCACTACATTAATTTTTCAATTTTTAAATTCTTTTGAAATTAAAACTCATTTTATACGAAAAATAAATAACAGAGAGCAATTATGTCATAAAGTAAATCCAATTCCTTTAGAATTTGTTGTTCGTAATATTGTTTCAGGAAGTATGTCTAAACGTTTGGGAATCAAAGAAGGAATTTCTATATCAAATCCTATTTTTGAAATATTTTATAAAAATGATCAATTAAAAGATCCCTTAATTAATGATCATCATGCAGTATTTCTAAAAATTCTTTCTTATGAAGAATTAAATATCATTTATAGTATGACATTAAAAATTAACCATGTTTTAAAACAATATTTTTTAGATAAAAATATTCTATTGGTAGATTTTAAAATAGAATTTGGTAAAAATCATAAAAACGATATAATGCTTTCCGATGAAATCAGTCCAGATACTTGTCGTTTTTGGGATAAAAAAACAATGAAAAAATTAGATAAAGATTCATTTAGAATGGGATTCAAAGAAGAAGTATTTGACATTTATATGGAAATCTTAAAAAGATTGAATATAAATTCATCCATTTAA
- the purE gene encoding 5-(carboxyamino)imidazole ribonucleotide mutase — translation MKVAIFFGSISDKSIMKITAEVLHKFNISYKSYVISAHRLPDILSNTIKKIESEGTEVIIAGAGLSAHLPGFISSKTILPVIGIPIHCNNNYGSLGGIDALLSIVQMPKDVPVATVGINNSYNAALFAIHILAIKYKNIRKLLLEFKMKKKEKFITEIKQHLLS, via the coding sequence ATGAAAGTGGCTATATTTTTTGGAAGTATTTCTGATAAATCAATTATGAAAATAACAGCGGAAGTACTCCATAAATTTAACATAAGTTATAAATCTTATGTGATTTCCGCACACAGATTACCAGATATTTTATCAAATACTATAAAAAAAATAGAATCTGAAGGGACAGAGGTAATTATTGCAGGAGCTGGATTATCTGCTCATTTACCTGGATTTATTTCCTCTAAAACGATCCTACCTGTTATAGGGATTCCAATTCATTGCAATAATAATTATGGATCCTTAGGAGGGATAGACGCTCTTCTTTCTATAGTACAAATGCCAAAAGATGTCCCCGTTGCTACAGTAGGAATAAATAATTCTTATAATGCAGCTTTGTTTGCCATTCATATTTTAGCTATAAAATATAAAAATATAAGAAAATTATTGCTAGAATTCAAAATGAAAAAAAAGGAGAAATTTATAACTGAAATCAAGCAACATTTATTATCATGA
- a CDS encoding adenylosuccinate synthase produces the protein MPSNVIVGLQWGDEGKGKITDLFAKNSDYVVRYQGGNNSGHSIHIKNRHFVLHLIPSGVIYPGVKCIVGPGVVIDPKSLIQEIDNLELMGIDTSQVFLAKRAHITMPYHRLLDRYQEEALGDQSIGTTHKGIGPTYEDKIARIGIRALDFLNLKVFYQKLKYNINLKNQIFTKIFKKKPLSFHKIYEEYIEYAKILSNRFVDSVYEIHDAFRNKKKILFEGAQAMLLDINYGTYPYVTTSSTSTGGVCTGSGIPPNFLKNFIGITKAYCTRVGFGPFPSEIKNEIGEVIRQKGNEYGATTKRPRRCGWLDLISLKYSCMINGVNYLIITKLDVLSELETIKICVKYKYNEKIIQYFPAHLKQNIKGIYIDLPGWKQDISHIHEYKNLPKNCKKYINFIENYLNLEILLISVGSERNQNIIKNKSLFF, from the coding sequence ATGCCTTCAAATGTTATTGTTGGTCTCCAATGGGGTGACGAGGGAAAAGGAAAAATTACAGATTTATTTGCTAAAAATTCAGATTATGTAGTCCGTTATCAAGGAGGAAATAATTCAGGTCATTCGATTCATATTAAAAATCGTCATTTTGTCCTTCATTTAATTCCTTCTGGGGTGATTTATCCTGGAGTAAAATGTATTGTTGGTCCTGGAGTAGTAATTGATCCTAAATCTTTGATACAAGAAATAGATAATTTAGAATTAATGGGGATCGATACATCTCAAGTTTTTTTAGCAAAAAGAGCACATATTACAATGCCTTATCATCGTTTGTTAGATCGATATCAAGAAGAAGCTTTAGGAGATCAATCAATTGGAACTACACATAAAGGAATTGGGCCCACTTATGAAGATAAAATCGCCCGAATAGGAATTCGTGCTTTGGATTTTTTGAATTTAAAAGTTTTTTATCAAAAATTAAAATATAACATTAATCTTAAAAATCAAATTTTTACAAAAATTTTCAAAAAAAAACCTCTTTCTTTTCATAAAATTTATGAAGAATATATAGAATATGCCAAAATCCTATCTAATCGGTTTGTAGATTCCGTTTATGAAATTCATGATGCTTTTCGTAACAAAAAAAAAATTTTGTTTGAAGGAGCTCAAGCTATGTTATTAGATATCAATTATGGAACATATCCATATGTAACCACTTCTTCTACTTCTACAGGAGGCGTTTGTACAGGATCTGGAATCCCACCAAACTTTCTAAAAAATTTTATAGGAATAACAAAAGCATATTGTACTCGTGTGGGTTTTGGTCCTTTTCCTTCAGAAATAAAAAATGAAATAGGAGAGGTGATCCGTCAAAAAGGAAATGAATATGGAGCAACAACAAAACGTCCAAGACGATGCGGATGGTTGGATCTGATATCTCTTAAATATTCTTGTATGATTAATGGAGTTAATTATTTAATTATTACAAAATTAGATGTTTTAAGTGAATTGGAAACCATTAAAATATGTGTAAAATACAAATATAATGAAAAAATTATTCAATATTTTCCAGCACATCTAAAACAAAATATAAAAGGAATCTATATAGATTTACCTGGATGGAAACAAGATATTTCTCATATTCATGAATACAAAAATTTACCAAAAAATTGTAAAAAATATATTAATTTTATTGAAAATTATCTAAATTTAGAAATTCTATTGATTTCTGTAGGTTCTGAAAGAAATCAAAACATTATCAAAAATAAGTCTTTATTTTTTTAA
- the purB gene encoding adenylosuccinate lyase: MEKYKNPLVERYSSQEMLYNFSPKKKFLTWRKLWLYLAEIQKELGLNISEEQILDLKNNLHDIDWNRVSFYEKKFRHDVMAHLYAFGEKATIARPIIHLGATSAFLGDNTDIILIRDGLEILLKKLINVIFRLRNFTLEYHNIPTLAFTHYQPAQLTTVGKRSALWLQSLLLDLEELEFRLKNIRFRGVKGTVGSADSFKELFNGDLQKLKDLEKKLSNKFKFQNVFPVTGQTYDRKVDAQILNLLSNISISSHKFSNDLRLLQNLKEMEEPFEKEQIGSSAMAYKRNPIRSERMAALAKYVVSLSNSSSLVAATQWLERTLDDSANRRLVIGQSFLSVDSILMIWNHILENIVVYPKMIDKHIKEELPFLVTEYIIIECVKKGADRQDIHERIRIHSMEANDKIKLEGIENDFIQRILHDKKIPIHEKKINQILNPKNLTGFSSDQTLEFIDTKVNPILNRFHYLIDFDLSTNIEKQI, encoded by the coding sequence GTGGAAAAATATAAAAATCCTTTAGTAGAACGATACAGTAGCCAAGAAATGTTATATAATTTTTCTCCAAAAAAAAAGTTTTTGACTTGGAGAAAATTGTGGTTGTATTTAGCAGAAATTCAAAAAGAATTAGGATTAAATATTAGCGAAGAACAAATTCTTGATTTAAAAAATAATTTACATGACATTGACTGGAATAGAGTTTCTTTTTATGAAAAAAAATTTCGACATGATGTCATGGCTCATCTATATGCTTTTGGAGAAAAAGCAACTATAGCTAGACCGATTATTCATTTGGGTGCTACAAGTGCGTTTTTAGGAGACAATACGGATATTATTTTAATTCGTGATGGATTGGAAATTTTATTAAAAAAATTAATTAATGTAATTTTTCGTCTTAGAAATTTTACTCTAGAATATCATAATATTCCTACTTTAGCTTTTACTCATTATCAACCAGCTCAACTAACCACTGTAGGAAAACGTTCTGCTTTATGGTTACAAAGTCTTCTTTTAGATTTAGAAGAACTAGAATTTCGATTGAAAAATATTCGTTTTAGAGGAGTAAAAGGAACTGTAGGTTCAGCAGATAGTTTCAAAGAATTATTTAATGGAGATTTACAAAAATTAAAAGATTTAGAAAAAAAATTATCTAATAAATTCAAATTTCAAAATGTATTTCCTGTAACAGGACAAACTTACGATAGAAAAGTAGATGCTCAGATATTAAATTTGCTATCCAATATCTCTATATCTTCTCATAAATTTAGTAACGATTTGCGTTTATTACAAAATTTAAAAGAAATGGAAGAACCTTTTGAAAAAGAACAAATTGGATCTAGTGCTATGGCTTATAAACGGAATCCAATACGTAGTGAACGTATGGCCGCTTTAGCTAAATATGTTGTTTCTTTATCTAATAGTTCATCCTTAGTTGCAGCAACTCAATGGCTGGAACGTACTTTAGACGATTCTGCAAATAGAAGATTGGTTATAGGACAATCATTTTTATCTGTAGATTCTATTTTAATGATTTGGAATCACATATTAGAAAATATTGTCGTATATCCCAAGATGATTGATAAACATATAAAAGAAGAACTTCCTTTTTTAGTTACTGAATATATTATTATAGAATGTGTAAAAAAAGGAGCAGACAGACAGGATATTCATGAAAGAATACGAATTCATTCTATGGAAGCAAATGATAAAATTAAACTAGAAGGAATAGAAAATGATTTTATTCAACGTATTTTACATGATAAAAAAATACCAATTCATGAAAAAAAAATAAATCAAATTTTAAATCCTAAAAATTTGACAGGATTTTCTTCAGATCAAACTTTAGAATTTATTGATACAAAAGTTAATCCCATATTGAATCGTTTTCATTATTTAATTGATTTTGATCTATCTACTAATATAGAAAAACAAATTTAA
- the ruvB gene encoding Holliday junction branch migration DNA helicase RuvB produces the protein MSYFLEGSLNPKTIQDFVGQHHILENLKIFIQAAKKRKEALDHILFHGPPGLGKTTLAHIVANELCVNLTVTSGSVLDKPGDLAGLLIHLKINDVIFIDEIHRLSPIVEEYLYSAMENYKIDIIIDSGSNARSVQIDLSPFTLIGSTTRSGLLTDPMRSRFGINFRLNYYEKKLLNNIVNRSAKLLNIPITEEASHEIANRSRGTPRIANALLRRIRDFAQIKGNGIIDIHICNLGLQSLNVDQHGLDEMDNRILSYIIDHFKGGPVGINTIATAVSENSDTIEEVYEPFLIQEGYLIRTPRGRKATKLAYQHIKRKFKKK, from the coding sequence GTGTCATATTTTTTAGAAGGATCTTTAAATCCTAAAACAATTCAAGATTTTGTTGGACAACATCATATATTGGAAAATTTGAAAATTTTTATTCAGGCTGCTAAAAAAAGAAAAGAAGCCCTAGATCATATTTTATTTCATGGACCTCCAGGATTGGGAAAAACAACATTGGCTCATATCGTAGCTAATGAATTATGTGTAAACCTCACTGTTACTTCAGGATCTGTTTTAGATAAGCCTGGAGATCTAGCCGGTTTATTGATCCATTTAAAAATAAATGATGTAATTTTTATTGATGAAATTCATCGTCTCTCTCCAATAGTTGAAGAATATTTATATTCGGCTATGGAAAATTATAAAATAGATATTATCATAGATTCTGGATCTAATGCTCGATCAGTACAAATAGATTTATCTCCTTTTACTTTAATAGGATCTACTACAAGATCAGGTTTACTTACAGATCCTATGCGTTCTAGATTTGGTATTAATTTTCGTCTTAATTATTATGAAAAAAAATTATTAAACAATATTGTAAATCGTAGTGCAAAATTACTAAATATTCCAATAACAGAAGAAGCATCTCATGAAATCGCTAATAGAAGTCGTGGAACTCCACGTATAGCCAATGCTTTATTACGTAGAATCCGTGACTTTGCGCAAATTAAAGGAAATGGAATCATTGATATTCATATCTGTAATTTAGGATTACAATCTTTGAATGTTGATCAACATGGATTAGATGAAATGGATAATAGAATTCTGTCATATATCATAGATCATTTTAAAGGAGGTCCTGTGGGAATCAATACTATAGCAACAGCTGTGAGTGAAAATTCGGACACTATAGAAGAAGTTTATGAACCTTTTCTGATTCAGGAAGGATACTTAATTAGAACTCCTAGAGGAAGAAAGGCTACAAAATTAGCTTACCAGCATATAAAACGAAAATTTAAAAAAAAATGA
- a CDS encoding phosphoribosylformylglycinamidine synthase, with amino-acid sequence MNFRIYIQKRSPFDIDSRKLHNELKNMNISLYNDLIIYYIYDIYNINEKLFLESLSKVFVDPVTDIFHKKIHLNTSSYLIEDFPEKYDDRAHAAMQCIKVIDPKSNTVSVKTGRLIEFIGIKKKQDFYKIKKFYIKSYLNAENKKNDTTIIDNFINFSVEKIKSVRNKWNLSMDVNDLFFIQKHFLYKEKRNPTPEELRIFDVYWSDHCRHTTFFTTLKDISFDGSLKETYQSIFFKYLKDRDLIGRSKYPINLMDLSNLPSKILYKKGKLTNYVSSNNEHNACMIMVNVDFQKNKKKEKWYLLFKNETHNHPTEIDPFVGASTCVGGAIRDPLSGRAFVYQGIRLSGAADPTNSKTIDGKLTQHQICIESARGYSSYGNQVGLATTHVHEIYHEGYRAKRMEIGMVVGAVPVDFVKQNQPKKGDIILLIGGMTKKEGIGGATDSSKKQDSDFRNSVQQKGDPIMERKIQRFFRKKKVVSLIKKCNDFGAGGAAVAIGELSDSLVLYLDKIPVKNGKNIEPIDIALSESQERMAVILDPINVEKFIHFSREENIMSVPIGKVTGNKRIIFYYKKKEIFNVKSSFLNTRGSHKEKSVLVNSPISISPFNQSKKIIFSKKTFLNTLSQLNIASQKSLVEMFDSTVGSTTVLMPFGGKYQMTPSEGSVQKIPVFRGNTNTVSLVSWGFHPEVSVWSPFHGGSYAIVECISKIVSMGGNYRNIYFSFQEYYQKLGDDPKNWGKPFSALLGAYHAQMSFELASIGGKDSMSGTYKNFHVPPTLISFGVATGLCYNIISPEFKKVGNKIYLYYHHPLKNEMPDYDSIKNAYDHIYEGICSGKIVSVKTIKDGGISVAIAKMSFGNCLGAVIDYKDHLLETNIGSLIIESSSSISNNNFIPIGEIVSQKYLNFNGISIDIDESMKNWLKTFSSIFSYNEFNKNEEKTEKIKITRSNSIIWKCKNKKWKKKGKPRVFIPIFPGTNSELESIRAFEKEGSIVKTLIFKNRNDKDIMESIFYFKKHIESAQIFMICGGFSAGDEPDGAAKFIVSILHNPYIREAIRSFLDLDGLILGICNGFQGLIKSGLLPYGKICLRNHNSPTLTYNKIEKHISQCVHIKVISDHSPWLNGMKNKIYTLPISHSEGRFYANKETINTLLNKNQIATQYVDLEGKPSSDRLYNPNGSIGSVEGLLSENGKIYGRMTHPERYEYGLLKNIPNIHKHSIFKNAVQYFL; translated from the coding sequence ATGAATTTCAGAATTTATATACAAAAAAGAAGCCCTTTTGATATTGATTCTAGAAAATTACACAATGAATTAAAGAATATGAATATTTCATTGTATAATGATCTCATTATTTATTATATATATGATATATATAATATCAATGAAAAACTTTTTTTAGAAAGTTTATCAAAAGTTTTTGTAGATCCTGTAACAGATATTTTTCATAAAAAAATACATTTAAATACTTCTTCATATCTAATAGAAGATTTCCCAGAAAAATATGATGATCGAGCCCATGCAGCCATGCAATGTATAAAAGTAATCGATCCAAAATCAAACACCGTTTCTGTAAAAACTGGACGATTAATCGAATTCATTGGGATAAAAAAAAAACAGGATTTTTACAAAATTAAAAAATTTTATATCAAGTCATATTTGAATGCAGAAAACAAAAAAAATGATACAACAATTATAGATAATTTCATTAATTTTTCTGTTGAAAAAATAAAAAGTGTCCGTAATAAGTGGAATCTTTCTATGGACGTTAATGATTTATTCTTTATACAAAAACATTTTTTGTATAAAGAAAAACGAAATCCTACACCAGAAGAATTACGTATATTCGATGTTTATTGGTCTGATCACTGTCGTCATACAACATTTTTTACCACATTAAAAGATATATCTTTTGATGGATCATTAAAAGAAACATATCAAAGTATTTTTTTTAAATATTTAAAAGATAGAGATTTAATAGGAAGATCAAAATATCCTATAAATCTTATGGATTTATCCAATCTTCCTTCTAAAATTCTTTATAAAAAGGGAAAATTGACGAATTATGTTTCGTCAAATAATGAACATAATGCGTGTATGATAATGGTTAATGTAGATTTTCAAAAAAATAAAAAAAAAGAAAAATGGTATTTATTATTTAAAAATGAAACTCATAACCATCCTACTGAAATAGATCCTTTTGTAGGAGCTTCTACTTGTGTAGGGGGTGCTATTCGTGACCCTTTATCGGGTAGAGCTTTTGTTTATCAAGGAATCAGGTTAAGTGGAGCAGCTGATCCTACCAATTCTAAAACTATTGATGGAAAATTAACACAACATCAAATTTGTATCGAATCGGCTCGTGGTTATAGTTCTTATGGAAATCAAGTAGGATTAGCCACAACTCATGTACACGAGATTTATCATGAAGGATATAGGGCAAAAAGAATGGAAATAGGCATGGTTGTTGGTGCGGTTCCTGTTGATTTTGTAAAACAAAATCAACCAAAAAAAGGAGATATCATTTTGTTAATTGGTGGTATGACGAAAAAAGAAGGAATTGGAGGAGCTACAGATTCTTCTAAAAAACAAGATTCTGATTTTAGAAATTCTGTCCAACAAAAAGGAGATCCAATAATGGAAAGAAAGATTCAGAGATTTTTTAGAAAAAAAAAAGTTGTTTCTTTGATCAAAAAATGCAATGATTTTGGAGCAGGAGGAGCTGCTGTAGCTATAGGTGAATTAAGTGATAGTTTAGTGCTTTATTTAGACAAAATTCCAGTAAAAAATGGAAAAAATATAGAACCTATAGACATTGCACTTTCAGAATCTCAAGAAAGAATGGCCGTTATATTAGATCCCATAAATGTAGAAAAATTTATTCATTTTTCTCGTGAAGAAAATATTATGTCTGTACCTATTGGTAAAGTTACTGGTAATAAACGTATTATTTTTTATTATAAAAAAAAAGAAATTTTTAATGTAAAAAGTTCTTTTTTGAATACAAGAGGATCTCATAAAGAAAAATCGGTTCTTGTAAATTCTCCTATTTCGATTTCTCCTTTTAATCAATCAAAAAAAATTATTTTCAGTAAAAAAACATTCTTAAATACTCTTTCTCAATTAAATATAGCTTCTCAAAAAAGTTTAGTGGAAATGTTTGATAGTACGGTGGGTTCTACTACCGTTTTAATGCCTTTTGGAGGAAAATATCAAATGACTCCATCTGAAGGAAGTGTTCAAAAAATTCCTGTTTTTAGAGGAAATACAAATACAGTTAGTTTAGTTTCTTGGGGTTTTCATCCTGAAGTTTCTGTTTGGAGTCCTTTTCATGGAGGATCTTATGCAATTGTAGAATGTATTTCTAAAATAGTTTCTATGGGAGGAAATTATAGAAATATTTATTTTAGTTTTCAAGAATACTATCAGAAATTAGGAGATGATCCAAAAAATTGGGGAAAACCTTTTTCTGCTTTATTAGGAGCTTATCACGCTCAAATGTCGTTTGAATTAGCTTCTATAGGAGGAAAAGATTCTATGTCTGGTACATATAAAAATTTTCATGTTCCACCAACATTGATCTCTTTTGGTGTAGCTACAGGTTTATGTTATAATATTATATCTCCTGAATTTAAAAAAGTAGGAAATAAAATTTATTTGTATTATCACCATCCATTAAAAAATGAAATGCCAGATTATGACTCCATCAAAAATGCCTATGACCATATTTATGAAGGAATTTGTTCCGGAAAAATTGTTTCAGTCAAAACAATAAAAGATGGAGGAATTTCCGTTGCTATTGCTAAAATGTCTTTTGGAAATTGTTTAGGAGCAGTCATTGACTATAAAGATCATTTGCTTGAGACAAACATAGGATCCTTAATTATAGAATCTTCCTCTTCTATTTCAAATAATAATTTTATTCCAATAGGAGAAATTGTTTCTCAAAAATATTTAAATTTTAATGGAATATCTATTGATATAGATGAATCTATGAAAAACTGGTTAAAAACTTTTTCTTCTATTTTTTCTTATAACGAATTTAATAAAAATGAAGAAAAAACTGAAAAAATAAAAATAACAAGATCTAATTCTATCATATGGAAATGTAAAAATAAAAAATGGAAAAAAAAAGGAAAACCTCGTGTATTTATTCCTATATTTCCGGGAACAAATAGTGAATTGGAATCTATTCGTGCATTTGAAAAAGAGGGATCCATAGTAAAAACTTTAATCTTTAAAAATAGAAATGATAAAGATATTATGGAATCCATATTTTATTTTAAAAAACATATAGAATCTGCACAAATATTTATGATATGTGGAGGATTTAGTGCAGGAGATGAACCAGATGGAGCTGCTAAATTTATTGTATCTATATTACATAACCCATATATTCGAGAAGCCATTCGATCTTTTCTTGATCTAGATGGATTGATTTTAGGAATTTGCAATGGGTTTCAAGGATTAATCAAATCTGGATTATTACCTTATGGTAAAATTTGTTTGAGAAATCATAATTCTCCTACATTGACTTACAATAAAATAGAAAAACATATATCCCAATGTGTTCATATTAAAGTGATTTCTGATCATTCTCCCTGGTTAAATGGAATGAAAAATAAAATATATACTCTTCCTATTTCTCATAGTGAAGGAAGATTTTATGCAAACAAAGAAACAATAAATACTTTATTGAATAAAAACCAAATAGCCACACAATATGTAGATTTAGAAGGAAAACCTAGTTCAGATAGATTATATAATCCCAATGGATCTATTGGTTCCGTTGAGGGTTTATTAAGTGAAAATGGTAAAATATATGGAAGAATGACTCATCCAGAACGTTATGAGTATGGATTACTAAAAAATATTCCTAATATTCATAAGCATTCAATTTTTAAAAATGCAGTACAATATTTTTTATAA